One genomic segment of Flavobacteriaceae bacterium includes these proteins:
- a CDS encoding transposase, which produces MYKNDGYVRRYSESFKLKVLAELTKGNHSKRQIALTYGIQSSTINVWIKKYDRKDLMNTRVTVQTDDELSRIKALQKELKQLKDLLIKKDLDKLVNDSYLEVAAENLGYKNVEELKKNLNIKP; this is translated from the coding sequence ATGTATAAAAATGATGGATATGTAAGACGTTATAGTGAGAGTTTTAAACTCAAAGTATTAGCAGAACTTACCAAAGGAAACCATTCCAAAAGACAAATTGCCTTAACTTACGGCATACAATCTAGTACGATAAACGTATGGATTAAAAAATATGACCGTAAAGATTTAATGAACACCCGTGTAACCGTGCAAACAGACGACGAATTATCCCGTATTAAAGCCCTTCAAAAAGAGCTAAAACAACTCAAAGATCTTCTTATTAAAAAGGATCTAGATAAACTTGTGAATGATAGTTATCTTGAAGTAGCTGCTGAAAATCTTGGCTATAAAAATGTTGAAGAATTAAAAAAAAACTTAAACATAAAGCCTTAA